The following proteins come from a genomic window of Actinomycetota bacterium:
- the steA gene encoding putative cytokinetic ring protein SteA has protein sequence MATPAPQGNGNGNGGRAWGTLRRARPAAVGPPENEGQWVEAPARVDARTKRLITRLLPGEVAVIDHLDLDRLAAEGLIKARAAAVVNASRSISGRYPNMGPLLLAAAGIPLVDDVGPEVMTAVEEGAVVRVEDERIVVGGHVVAKGTCHTIESLEEQIEQAKLAVGAELERFAENTLEYLRRERHLLTDSPALPKLAVDLTGRHVLVVVRGGLGWEEDLAALRPYIREIRPVLIGVDGGADALIDAGYRPDVIIGDFDSVRDETLLAVTRARAARQGAQLVVHAYSGGSAPGAARLDALGLPYSVFEAAGTSEDIAMLLAYEKRAELIVAVGTHASMVEFLDKGRAGMASTFLVRLKVGPILVDAKGVNRLYQARVRKSDLAFLVGAALLAMLVMAIVAQPIHVFLEALWFYVNDTWRSLFR, from the coding sequence ATGGCCACCCCCGCCCCCCAGGGCAACGGCAACGGGAACGGCGGCCGGGCCTGGGGCACGTTGAGGAGGGCGCGCCCCGCGGCCGTGGGCCCGCCCGAGAACGAAGGCCAGTGGGTGGAGGCTCCCGCTCGGGTCGACGCTCGGACCAAGCGGCTCATCACCCGGCTGCTACCGGGCGAGGTTGCCGTGATCGACCACCTCGACCTCGACCGCCTGGCCGCCGAGGGCCTGATCAAGGCGCGCGCCGCGGCTGTGGTCAACGCCTCGCGGTCGATATCGGGCCGCTACCCCAACATGGGGCCCCTCCTGCTGGCGGCCGCCGGCATCCCTCTGGTCGACGACGTCGGCCCGGAGGTCATGACCGCCGTGGAGGAGGGGGCCGTCGTCAGGGTGGAGGACGAGCGCATCGTCGTCGGGGGCCATGTGGTGGCCAAGGGGACGTGCCACACCATCGAGTCGCTGGAGGAGCAGATCGAGCAGGCCAAGCTGGCGGTGGGGGCCGAGCTCGAACGGTTCGCCGAGAACACCCTCGAGTACCTCCGCCGCGAGCGGCACCTGCTCACCGACTCCCCGGCCCTGCCCAAGCTGGCGGTCGACCTGACGGGCCGCCACGTGCTGGTCGTCGTACGGGGTGGGCTGGGCTGGGAGGAGGACCTGGCCGCCCTCCGGCCCTACATCCGAGAGATCCGGCCGGTGCTCATCGGCGTCGACGGCGGGGCCGACGCCCTCATCGACGCCGGCTACCGGCCCGACGTGATCATCGGCGACTTCGACTCGGTGCGCGACGAGACGCTGCTGGCCGTCACCCGGGCTCGGGCGGCCCGCCAGGGGGCCCAGCTGGTGGTGCACGCCTACTCGGGCGGGTCCGCCCCCGGCGCGGCCCGTCTCGACGCCCTCGGGCTGCCCTACAGCGTGTTCGAGGCGGCCGGCACGAGCGAGGACATCGCCATGCTGCTGGCCTACGAGAAGCGGGCCGAGCTCATCGTGGCCGTGGGCACCCACGCCTCTATGGTCGAGTTCCTCGACAAGGGCCGGGCGGGGATGGCCTCCACGTTCCTGGTGCGCCTCAAGGTCGGGCCCATCCTCGTCGATGCCAAGGGGGTCAACCGCCTCTACCAGGCACGCGTCCGCAAGTCCGACCTCGCCTTCCTGGTGGGCGCCGCCTTGCTGGCCATGCTCGTCATGGCCATCGTGGCCCAGCCCATCCACGTGTTCCTCGAAGCGCTGTGGTTCTACGTCAACGACACGTGGCGGTCCCTCTTCCGGTGA